From Synoicihabitans lomoniglobus, the proteins below share one genomic window:
- a CDS encoding mandelate racemase/muconate lactonizing enzyme family protein: MSDSRRSFLKKVAGGAALAAAAGAPMARANHHEGKGGHEPGKGFYGYLGRGPDYRDWQVIPEGLKITKIESFLKEQLAMVRVTVSDGSTGWGQIAPYEANVSVQMLHQRVVRRALGKDLSHIDAINDAAIDENMKYPWSFVCRALGGVDTAIWDLYGKKLNQPVAELLGGKVQPLAAYGSSMRRDISPADEAARMARLKDELNYQAFKIRLGVPTGHNGDAAPGRSAAIIPAVRKAVGDDVALFADANSCYTPDVAIKYGRMMQDHGYAMFEEPCPYWELEWTKEVTDALTMEVSGGEQDNEMGQWRRMIDMRAVDIVQPDICYIGGLTRAWRVAKLAEAAGLVCKPHAANVSMITVFTMHMLAALPNAGEVEFSIEDESGITRQARELFDPALAVADGKALMPQQGAGWGVHIKPQWLSQAEHRVSEL, from the coding sequence GTGATTCACGACGTTCGTTTTTGAAAAAGGTGGCTGGTGGCGCGGCTTTGGCGGCTGCGGCCGGCGCGCCGATGGCGCGGGCCAACCATCATGAGGGCAAAGGTGGGCATGAACCGGGAAAAGGGTTTTATGGCTATCTGGGGCGCGGGCCGGATTACCGGGATTGGCAGGTCATTCCCGAGGGATTGAAGATCACCAAAATCGAGTCGTTTCTGAAGGAGCAGCTGGCGATGGTGCGAGTCACGGTCAGCGATGGTTCGACGGGCTGGGGGCAGATCGCGCCGTATGAGGCCAATGTATCGGTGCAGATGTTACATCAACGGGTGGTGCGTCGGGCCTTGGGCAAGGACTTGAGCCATATCGATGCCATCAACGATGCGGCGATCGACGAGAACATGAAGTATCCATGGTCGTTTGTATGCCGGGCGCTTGGAGGCGTGGATACGGCGATCTGGGATCTTTACGGGAAGAAGCTCAACCAACCCGTGGCGGAGCTGCTCGGCGGCAAGGTCCAGCCACTCGCGGCCTACGGCTCCAGTATGCGGCGTGACATTTCCCCGGCCGATGAAGCGGCGCGCATGGCGCGGCTGAAGGACGAGCTGAACTACCAGGCGTTCAAGATCCGGCTGGGGGTGCCGACCGGGCACAACGGCGACGCCGCCCCCGGGCGCAGTGCGGCGATTATTCCGGCGGTGCGCAAAGCGGTGGGGGATGACGTGGCTTTGTTTGCGGATGCCAACAGCTGTTACACGCCTGACGTGGCGATCAAGTATGGTCGGATGATGCAGGATCATGGTTACGCCATGTTTGAAGAGCCTTGTCCGTATTGGGAACTGGAGTGGACCAAGGAGGTGACTGATGCATTGACCATGGAGGTATCCGGGGGCGAACAGGACAACGAGATGGGGCAATGGCGACGCATGATCGACATGAGGGCAGTCGATATTGTGCAGCCCGACATCTGCTACATCGGTGGCCTGACGCGGGCTTGGCGTGTGGCCAAACTCGCCGAGGCGGCGGGCCTGGTGTGCAAGCCGCACGCCGCCAATGTTTCGATGATCACGGTGTTCACCATGCACATGCTGGCGGCGTTGCCCAATGCCGGGGAGGTGGAGTTTTCGATCGAGGACGAGTCAGGCATCACGCGCCAGGCCCGGGAGCTCTTCGACCCCGCGCTGGCGGTCGCGGATGGCAAGGCGTTGATGCCGCAGCAAGGGGCGGGCTGGGGCGTGCACATCAAGCCCCAGTGGTTGTCGCAAGCAGAGCATCGCGTCAGCGAACTCTGA